A genomic region of Zea mays cultivar B73 chromosome 6, Zm-B73-REFERENCE-NAM-5.0, whole genome shotgun sequence contains the following coding sequences:
- the LOC109940386 gene encoding putative uncharacterized protein DDB_G0282133: MQGRYGKVTASAAQSSFISPGLLRQQHARRSYPNPITNILVNNESIAKKPARRYHSQPNTTTTINNDSSIMKAAMNQHKKRSYRNPNTAANDDLEDEHFDEVLKKMAAKVNGTGTGTGNNMFDSDNDSENYCNESESDYEHESEYNSEHENENSESASEDILFKKKHASFKGDRQSHRVRPQKKLKSMNHEVDTLTRSNNGEGRENSEAMNHEPANGADNEEGRDTCRAHIQNNNMDTLTRADNEEERDTCRAHIQNNYMDTYTSADNEERRDSCRAHIQNNNMDAAKTADITEEKRGRGKNKCKNLAKLKPGQKIKVMFYNNRALGTSFARHIGRIVRDPTITPVRVKKWTDISETSMKHIFAAVKDKFENKDENIKIDVYENDIMEHARDLWNNWRGDLCRHYVKPAKNMQQAIKNCPEDFPQADWEWLVKEHFYSKDFIVSAILLPITVLNCLLLRWCY, from the exons ATGCAGGGTAGGTATGGAAAAGTAACAGCCTCTGCGGCCCAGTCAAGCTTCATCAGCCCAGGATTGCTTCGTCAGCAACATGCGAGGAGGTCCTATCCAAACCCAATTACCAACATACTGGTGAACAATGAGAGTATTGCTAAAAAACCAGCGAGAAGGTACCATTCACAACCCAATACTACCACAACAATCAACAATGACAGCTCTATTATGAAGGCAGCCATGAATCAACATAAGAAGAGGTCTTATAGAAATCCGAATACTGCAGCAAATG ATGACTTAGAAGATGAGCATTTCGATGAAGTATTGAAAAAAATGGCAGCAAAGGTCAATGGGACTGGGACTGGGACTGGTAACAATATGTTTGATTCTGATAATGACAGTGAGAATTATTGTAATGAAAGTGAGTCTGATTATGAACATGAAAGTGAATACAATTCTGAACATGAGAATGAGAACTCTGAAAGTGCTTCTGAAGATATATTATTCAAGAAAAAACATGCATCTTTTAAAGGAGATAGACAGTCGCATCGAGTCAGGCCACAAAAGAAGCTAAAAT CCATGAACCATGAAGTTGACACCTTAACCAGATCTAATAATGGAGAGGGGAGGGAGAACTCTGAAG CCATGAACCATGAACCAGCAAATGGAGCTGATAATGAAGAGGGGAGGGACACTTGCAGGGCACATATTCAGAACAATAATATGGACACCTTAACCAGAGCTGATAATGAAGAGGAGAGGGACACTTGCAGGGCACATATTCAGAATAATTATATGGATACCTACACAAGTGCTGATAATGAAGAGCGGAGGGACTCTTGCAGGGCACATATTCAGAACAATAATATGGATGCTGCAAAAACTG CTGATATAACTGAAGAGAAAAGGGGTCGTGGTAAAAACAAATGTAAGAATCTTGCTAAACTTAAACCAGGACAAAAGATTAAAGTGATGTTCTACAACAACCGTGCTCTTGGCAcatcatttgcacgacacattggTAGAATCGTCCGTGATCCTACTATTACCCCAGTGAGAGTGAAGAAATGGACAGACATTAGTGAGACATCTATGAAGCATATTTTTGCTGCAGTAAAG GACAAGTTTGAAAACAAAGACGAAAACATTAAAATTGATGTCTATGAAAATGATATCATGGAGCATGCTAGGGATCTATGGAACAATTGGCGTGGTGACTTGTGTCGGCATTATGTTAAGCCAGCAAAGAATATGCAACAAGCTATTAAGAACTGCCCTGAAGATTTTCCACAAGCTGACTGGGAGTGGTTGGTTAAAGAACATTTCTATAGTAAGGATTTCATTGTAAGTGCTATACTGCTGCCCATTACTGTTCTTAATTGTTTACTGCTGAGATGGTGTTATTAA